In Paraburkholderia phenazinium, the following are encoded in one genomic region:
- a CDS encoding glycosyltransferase family 4 protein — protein MKTSTTVNGPLNHERNLPEAIASALAPEDGAARRVSARRAWEGPAWWAARKDALRTPPAATRIAINGRFLLRPATGVDRFAFEVVRSLDVLLGVRHPAASALAVEILLPESERPVSKPFAHIGMRVVPGAQGQLWEQLHLPRAAQGALLLNLCNTAPLFLRHQVVVLHDAAPMRVPDSYSRTFRTWYRLMAPMIGWSCRRIVTVSQFSSRELRDIYRIPAEKIGVVSESGEHMLRPDEDAGVLRKHGLGQRPFVLAVSSLTRHKNFGLVVEALRLMPDAKFDVVVAGGTDPAVYASNATPLPASIRHIGFVSDGELKALFRHAVCFVHPSRYEGFGLPPVEAMTLGCPVIAADLPSVREACGDAAIYISPDDPAGLASAIGRVTGNGTLRASLRERGLARAGQLTWLATAEQLLHEISPWTARPSI, from the coding sequence ATGAAAACGTCGACGACCGTGAATGGCCCGCTCAATCACGAACGCAATCTGCCGGAGGCGATCGCTTCCGCGCTCGCGCCGGAGGACGGTGCGGCTCGCCGCGTCTCCGCGCGCCGCGCGTGGGAGGGACCGGCGTGGTGGGCAGCCCGCAAAGACGCGTTGAGGACGCCGCCGGCGGCGACGCGAATTGCCATCAACGGACGCTTCCTGTTGCGGCCGGCCACGGGCGTCGACCGCTTCGCGTTCGAAGTGGTACGCAGTCTCGACGTGTTGCTGGGCGTTCGACATCCGGCCGCGTCCGCACTGGCTGTCGAGATCCTGTTGCCGGAAAGCGAGAGGCCGGTGTCGAAGCCGTTCGCGCACATCGGCATGCGGGTGGTGCCCGGCGCTCAGGGTCAGCTCTGGGAGCAGTTGCACTTGCCGCGCGCGGCGCAGGGCGCCTTGCTGCTGAACCTGTGCAACACGGCGCCGCTGTTTCTGCGCCACCAGGTGGTCGTGCTGCACGACGCGGCGCCGATGCGCGTGCCGGACAGCTACAGCCGGACGTTTCGCACGTGGTACCGCCTGATGGCGCCCATGATCGGCTGGTCCTGCCGGCGCATCGTGACGGTCTCGCAGTTTTCGAGCCGCGAATTGCGCGACATTTACCGCATACCCGCCGAGAAGATCGGCGTCGTGTCGGAGAGCGGCGAACACATGCTGCGACCCGACGAGGACGCCGGTGTCCTGCGCAAGCATGGTCTTGGACAGCGACCGTTCGTACTCGCTGTGAGCAGCCTGACGCGCCACAAGAACTTTGGCCTCGTGGTCGAGGCGCTGCGCCTGATGCCGGACGCGAAGTTCGACGTCGTGGTTGCGGGCGGCACCGACCCGGCCGTGTACGCGTCGAACGCCACACCGTTGCCGGCCAGCATCAGGCATATCGGCTTCGTCTCGGACGGCGAGCTCAAGGCGCTGTTTCGCCATGCCGTGTGCTTCGTGCATCCGTCACGCTACGAGGGCTTCGGCCTGCCGCCGGTGGAGGCCATGACGCTCGGCTGTCCCGTGATTGCAGCGGACTTGCCGTCCGTGCGCGAGGCATGCGGCGACGCCGCGATCTACATTTCTCCCGACGACCCGGCGGGGCTGGCCAGCGCGATCGGCCGCGTGACCGGCAATGGCACGCTGCGCGCGAGTCTGCGGGAACGTGGCCTCGCGCGGGCCGGGCAATTGACGTGGTTGGCGACCGCCGAACAACTCCTGCACGAGATCTCTCCATGGACCGCACGCCCGTCGATCTAG